The Shewanella algae DNA segment GAGAAACATCTATGACGACCAAAGCTCTGGCGTTGGAGCTGGACAATCTTAAGAAGACCTATAAGGGCGGTGTCGAAGCCGTCAAAGGGATTAGCCTGAATGTGGCTCAGGGCGACTTTTTTGCCTTGCTCGGCCCCAACGGTGCCGGTAAGTCCACCACTATCGGTATCATAAGCTCGCTGGTGCACAAGAGTGGCGGCAGTGTGCGGGTCTTTGGCCATGATCTGGATAAAGAACTGGAGCAGGCCAAATTGTGTATCGGCCTGGTGCCGCAGGAATTCAACTTCAACCAGTTTGAGACAGTGCTGCAAATCGTGGTTAACCAGGCCGGTTATTACGGTGTGCCCAGAGCCGAAGCCCACAAGCGGGCCGAGAAATACCTCAGGCAACTGGATCTCTGGGACAAGCGCAACAGCCAATCCCGGCAGCTTTCCGGCGGCATGAAGCGGCGTTTGATGATAGCCAGGGCCTTGATGCACGAGCCCAAACTTTTGATCCTCGATGAGCCCACCGCCGGGGTGGATATAGAACTGCGGCGCTCCATGTGGGAGTTTCTCAAAAAAATAAACGCTGAAGGCGTCACCATCATACTGACGACCCACTATCTGGAAGAAGCGGAAATGCTCTGCCGCAACATAGGCATTATCGATAAGGGTGTACTGGTGGAGTGCACCAGTATGAAATCCCTGCTGTCGAAACTGGATATGGAAACCTTTGTGTTGGATATCAAGCAGCCGCTTGTTGAGGTACCCAAACTTGGCGATATCACAGTCAGGCTTACCGATCCGGCGACCCTGGAAGTGGACTTGGTGAAGTCCCACAGCCTGAACGCCGTCTTCGGTTTACTGAGCGAGCAGGGGGTTGAGGTGCTATCCATGCGTAACAAGGCCAATCGATTGGAGGAGTTGTTTGTGAAACTGGTTGAGAATGCCCAAGGAGGCCAGGCATGAGAGGTCTGTATCTGGTTGCCTTCAAGAGTATTTTAATCAAGGAAATTACCCGTTTTACCCGCATCTGGGTACAGACGCTGGTACCGCCGGCGATCACCATGACACTGTATTTCCTGATCTTCGGTAATCTGGTGGGCAGTCGCATCGGTGAGATGGGCGGGGTGTCCTATATGGAGTTTATTGCCCCGGGCCTTATCATGATGTCGGTGATTACCAACTCCTATTCCAATGTGGCATCTTCCTTTTTCAGCGCCAAGTTCCAACGTAACCTGGAAGAGTTGATAGTGGCGCCTGTGCCCCACTATGTGATGATAGCCGGCTATGTCGGTGGCGGTGTCGCCCGTGGATTGCTGGTGGGCCTGATAGTGACCCTGGTGGCCATGTTCTTTGTCGATCTCAGTGTGCAGCACTTGGGATTGGTGATAGTCACAGTGTTTCTGACCTCAGTGCTGTTTGCCCTTGGCGGCCTTATCAATGCCGTGTTTGCCAAGAGTTTCGATGATATCAGCATTATCCCCACCTTTGTGTTGACGCCGTTGACCTATCTTGGCGGGGTGTTTTACTCGCTGTCGCTGTTGCCTGACTTTTGGCGTGGCGTATCGGCGCTGAACCCTGTGGTGTATATGATCAACGTGTTCCGCTACGGTTTCCTGGGATTTGCCGATATGAGCGTGCCGCTGTCTATTGGCGTGATGCTGGGGTTCTGTGCGGGTCTCTGGTTGCTGGCCTATTACCTGATCTCCCGTGGGATAGGGCTGCGCAGCTGATTCAGGGCTGAGCCTCGGATTTTTGCTGCAGCAACTGTCTGTGTTGCTGCAGCTTGGCTATCTTGTCATCATTGGCGCGTTTGAGCTCATCAAAATGGGCGTTTATCTTGCCGCGTTGTTCAACAAAAGCGGGGTCTTCCCGCTCCAGTTTCTGCCAATAGCGTTGCCGCTCCTGCTTTTGTAGCTCGCTAGCCCGCAGTATTTCCAGATAGCTGTTTTCCTGCTGCAGCCGATAGATTTCGGCTTCCAGTCGCTGCAATAGCTTGTCTTCGGGCAGGCTGTCGTTCTCCAAAAGGGATTGCAGCGGATCAACTCTTTCTCCCTCGGCCGTTTCCGTGGTCACGCCATACTGATATTCAATCTTGTGCTGTTTGAAGGCTTGCGGGCAGGGAAGCTGGCTGAATACTACCTTGTCCTCTTTGATACATTTATAGACGGTACCTGCCTGAACTTGCGAAGCGAGCAGCAGTGCAGCAAAGAGCCAGAGTCTGGGCTGTCCGGGCAACATTGGGGCGGGAATCCTTTCGTTACATATCTAAAACAAGTGTAACCAATATGACTCAAACCTTTATTGAAGACCAGTTTTTGACTAAGGAAATTTTTTTGGCGACCTGGAAAAAGGTCTTCGGAAGAAAGAGGGGGAAGATTTCCCCCTCCCTAAAGAAAGGATATCAGCGTGACAGCGTCATATTGTCTATGAGGCGAGCCTTGCCAAGATAAGCGGCGGCCAGGATCACCAGCGACTTGTCATCGCTGCTCACAGGTTTTAGGCTTGAAGCCTCACGCACTTCCAGATAGTCAGGCTCAAGCCCGGCGGCGCGCAGGAGCTCCTTGGCATTGCTGATGGCCTGGTCGATATCCTGCCCCAGTACAATCGCCTCGGCCAGTTTATCCATGCTTGCCTTGAGCTTGGGCGCCAGCGCCTTTTCGGCCTCGGTGAGATAACCATTGCGCGAACTCAGTGCCAGGCCGGAATCCTCGCGAACGGTTTCTACCCCTATGACCTCGATGGGCAGCGACAGGTCGGTCACCATGGTCTTGATCACCAGAAGCTGCTGGTAGTCCTTACGGCCAAACAGGGCGATGTCAGGCTGCACTATATTGAACAGCTTGC contains these protein-coding regions:
- a CDS encoding ABC transporter ATP-binding protein yields the protein MTTKALALELDNLKKTYKGGVEAVKGISLNVAQGDFFALLGPNGAGKSTTIGIISSLVHKSGGSVRVFGHDLDKELEQAKLCIGLVPQEFNFNQFETVLQIVVNQAGYYGVPRAEAHKRAEKYLRQLDLWDKRNSQSRQLSGGMKRRLMIARALMHEPKLLILDEPTAGVDIELRRSMWEFLKKINAEGVTIILTTHYLEEAEMLCRNIGIIDKGVLVECTSMKSLLSKLDMETFVLDIKQPLVEVPKLGDITVRLTDPATLEVDLVKSHSLNAVFGLLSEQGVEVLSMRNKANRLEELFVKLVENAQGGQA
- a CDS encoding ABC transporter permease → MRGLYLVAFKSILIKEITRFTRIWVQTLVPPAITMTLYFLIFGNLVGSRIGEMGGVSYMEFIAPGLIMMSVITNSYSNVASSFFSAKFQRNLEELIVAPVPHYVMIAGYVGGGVARGLLVGLIVTLVAMFFVDLSVQHLGLVIVTVFLTSVLFALGGLINAVFAKSFDDISIIPTFVLTPLTYLGGVFYSLSLLPDFWRGVSALNPVVYMINVFRYGFLGFADMSVPLSIGVMLGFCAGLWLLAYYLISRGIGLRS
- a CDS encoding DUF4124 domain-containing protein, encoding MLPGQPRLWLFAALLLASQVQAGTVYKCIKEDKVVFSQLPCPQAFKQHKIEYQYGVTTETAEGERVDPLQSLLENDSLPEDKLLQRLEAEIYRLQQENSYLEILRASELQKQERQRYWQKLEREDPAFVEQRGKINAHFDELKRANDDKIAKLQQHRQLLQQKSEAQP
- the panC gene encoding pantoate--beta-alanine ligase — protein: MLTTAKIDEIRARVREWRQKGETVAFVPTMGNLHQGHVSLILEAARRADHVVASIFVNPLQFGKNEDLDAYPRTLGADQQKLTEAGCELLFTPTPELIYPKGLDAQTFVEVPGISDELCGASRPGHFRGVATIVCKLFNIVQPDIALFGRKDYQQLLVIKTMVTDLSLPIEVIGVETVREDSGLALSSRNGYLTEAEKALAPKLKASMDKLAEAIVLGQDIDQAISNAKELLRAAGLEPDYLEVREASSLKPVSSDDKSLVILAAAYLGKARLIDNMTLSR